From the genome of Anoplopoma fimbria isolate UVic2021 breed Golden Eagle Sablefish chromosome 1, Afim_UVic_2022, whole genome shotgun sequence, one region includes:
- the sst1.1 gene encoding somatostatin 1, tandem duplicate 1, translating into MKMFSSSRLRCLLVLLLSLTASISCSSAAQRDSKLRLLLHRTPLLGSKQDISRASLAELLLSDLLQMENEALEEENFPLAEGEPEDVHVDLERAAGSGPLLAPRERKAGCKNFFWKTFTSC; encoded by the exons atgaagatgttctCCTCCTCGCGCCTCCGCTGCCTCCTCgtgctcctcctctccctcaccgCCTCCATCAGCTGCTCCTCCGCCGCACAGAGAGACTCCAAACTCCGTCTGCTGCTGCACCGGACCCCACTGCTGGGCTCCAAACAG gaCATCTCTCGGGCCTCGCTGGCGGAGCTGCTCCTGTCGGACCTCCTTCAGATGGAGAACGaggctctggaggaggagaactTCCCGCTGGCTGAAGGAGAACCTGAAGACGTCCATGTGGATCTGGAACGAGCCGCCGGCAGCGGACCGCTGCTCGCCCCCCGAGAGAGGAAAGCCGGCTGCAAGAACTTCTTCTGGAAGACCTTCACTTCCTGCTga
- the sst1.2 gene encoding somatostatin 1.2, with the protein MQNVRCPAILVLVALVLCGPGVSSQPDRDQDQYQNQDLDVELRHHRLLQRARSAGLLSQDWSKRAVEDLLAQMSLPEAEAQREAEVVSMATGGRVNLERSVDPANNLPPRERKAGCKNFYWKGYTSC; encoded by the exons ATGCAGAACGTTCGTTGTCCCGCCATCTTGGTCCTCGTGGCGTTGGTTCTGTGCGGTCCAGGTGTTTCATCACAGCCCGACAGAGACCAGGACCAGTACCAGAACCAGGACCTGGACGTGGAACTGCGTCACCACCGGCTGCTGCAACGAGCTCGCAGCGCCGGACTCCTGTCACAA GACTGGAGTAAACGTGCGGTGGAGGACCTGCTGGCTCAGATGTCGCTGCCGGAGGCCGAAGCCCAGCGGGAGGCTGAGGtcgtctccatggcaacaggcGGGAGGGTGAACCTGGAGCGGTCCGTCGACCCCGCCAACAACCTGCCGCCCCGCGAACGCAAAGCCGGCTGCAAGAACTTCTACTGGAAGGGCTACACTTCCTGTTAA